The proteins below come from a single Methanomassiliicoccales archaeon genomic window:
- a CDS encoding DUF373 family protein has protein sequence MKILVLSVDRDDDFGSKAGLNSPFVGRQENLDAALGLGLKDPEDSDVNTILAAISIYEEMVKKGIDAEIATICGDVKVGYESDLVLATQLENVLEMIKPDRVVLVSDGAEDEYIFPMVASRVKVDSVKRVFVKQAPTVEGTYYILLKMFQDDKVRKRVLPPIGLVLTVLGMFAVFPKFFQYMATPAFGLISEMGLGAIAIVLGLYLIFYAYKVGEKMEQGFLRTGRAIRSGSQMIPFAVLSVILLIGGITYGLDAARSAQSNDLTLQVLLFLGAMLWLGIFAVFSYTTGKFVNQYFLTGKVHWTFIVVTLSVFAIGFISQGAIDATMYFLNYRHYNEAFIVLEIVTGFLLATFGGLLNFAMRAQSPQALAESESPEGVESSN, from the coding sequence ATGAAGATACTGGTCCTCAGCGTTGATCGGGACGACGATTTCGGGTCCAAAGCCGGTCTCAACAGCCCGTTCGTGGGCAGGCAGGAGAACCTGGACGCAGCCCTGGGGCTGGGTCTCAAGGACCCCGAGGACTCGGACGTGAACACCATCCTGGCGGCCATCAGCATCTACGAGGAGATGGTCAAGAAGGGCATCGACGCCGAGATTGCGACCATCTGCGGCGATGTCAAGGTCGGCTACGAATCGGATTTGGTGCTCGCCACTCAGCTGGAGAACGTGCTCGAGATGATCAAGCCCGACCGAGTGGTGCTGGTCAGCGACGGGGCCGAGGACGAATACATCTTCCCCATGGTCGCCTCCCGGGTCAAGGTCGACTCGGTCAAGCGGGTCTTCGTGAAACAGGCGCCGACCGTGGAAGGCACCTACTACATCCTCCTGAAGATGTTCCAGGACGACAAGGTGCGCAAGCGGGTGCTCCCGCCCATTGGTCTGGTGCTGACGGTCCTGGGCATGTTCGCGGTCTTCCCCAAGTTCTTCCAGTACATGGCCACTCCCGCTTTCGGTTTGATATCGGAAATGGGGCTGGGGGCCATCGCCATAGTGCTTGGCCTGTATCTCATCTTCTACGCCTACAAGGTGGGCGAGAAGATGGAGCAAGGCTTCCTGCGCACGGGGCGGGCCATCCGTTCAGGCTCGCAGATGATCCCCTTTGCGGTGTTGTCCGTCATCCTCCTCATCGGAGGGATCACCTACGGTCTGGATGCGGCGCGGAGCGCACAGTCCAACGACCTGACGCTTCAGGTGTTGCTCTTCCTGGGCGCGATGCTATGGCTCGGCATATTCGCCGTTTTCTCCTATACCACCGGCAAGTTCGTCAACCAATATTTCCTCACTGGCAAGGTGCACTGGACATTCATCGTTGTCACTCTCTCGGTGTTTGCCATAGGGTTCATCAGCCAAGGTGCGATCGACGCCACCATGTACTTCCTGAACTACCGTCACTACAACGAGGCATTCATCGTCCTGGAGATCGTGACCGGTTTCCTACTGGCGACATTCGGGGGCCTGCTGAACT
- a CDS encoding zinc ribbon domain-containing protein → MERKPGFKECPRCGLRNKPSVAQCDFCGWEFQGASDEWSSHVKVLETLNRETDSIVLGDELSKKIESTIVHASREVVAAQRTEPRGLANTDSPVSEEELQSAGKKWTADHMTPVDMPSAEMREVKAFVDTMIGQPVSEPPAPSLMAEKQVVEAPVSPIGELRSELPVAKASRFGKSMRLPVGIMAAGVVVYLVALELYSITALDTSVGWGVAIASAFTITLGAGFAYEAREIGRGPIEPVIGTVESAPNEVVICPKCNELVSERADSCPNCGARFHDMD, encoded by the coding sequence ATGGAGAGAAAACCGGGATTCAAGGAGTGCCCTCGATGCGGACTGAGGAACAAACCCTCGGTTGCCCAGTGCGATTTCTGCGGCTGGGAGTTCCAGGGCGCCTCCGATGAATGGTCCTCCCATGTGAAAGTACTGGAGACGCTCAACCGAGAGACCGATTCCATAGTCCTGGGCGACGAGCTCTCCAAGAAGATCGAGTCTACCATCGTTCACGCCAGTCGGGAAGTGGTGGCGGCCCAGCGCACCGAGCCTCGAGGATTGGCGAATACCGACTCGCCAGTGAGCGAGGAAGAGCTTCAGTCAGCGGGTAAGAAATGGACGGCGGACCACATGACCCCGGTGGACATGCCTTCGGCGGAGATGCGCGAGGTCAAGGCCTTCGTAGACACCATGATCGGCCAGCCGGTCTCTGAGCCACCCGCCCCCTCACTGATGGCCGAGAAGCAGGTGGTCGAGGCCCCGGTCAGTCCGATCGGGGAGCTTCGCTCGGAGCTACCTGTGGCCAAGGCGAGCAGATTCGGCAAGAGCATGAGGCTGCCAGTGGGGATCATGGCTGCGGGCGTAGTGGTGTATTTGGTCGCCTTGGAGCTCTATTCCATCACCGCCTTGGATACGTCTGTGGGATGGGGAGTGGCCATCGCCAGTGCCTTCACCATCACCCTGGGGGCGGGCTTCGCTTACGAAGCTCGGGAAATAGGGAGGGGTCCGATCGAACCGGTCATCGGCACGGTCGAAAGTGCCCCCAACGAGGTGGTCATCTGTCCCAAATGTAACGAACTGGTGAGCGAGAGAGCGGACTCCTGTCCCAACTGCGGGGCCAGGTTCCACGACATGGACTGA